A window of Phaseolus vulgaris cultivar G19833 chromosome 4, P. vulgaris v2.0, whole genome shotgun sequence genomic DNA:
acctcctcgccttaagcgagcgtaggcgagaaagagatttgaaagacctctttgcgtgagcaaactgaggcaagttgaaagccctcagtgcatccgggggaggaggagatgtaacccctgggcaagttgaggcaccagaagaagtcctcctcgccatGAGCGAGCACAGGCAAGAACAGatcacaagacctctttgcgtgagcaaactgaggcaagttgaaagccctcagtgcatccggggtaGGAGGAGATGTAGCCtttgggcaagttgaggcatcaggaaaagtccttctcaccctcgagtgagttcaggcaagatgaaactgaaaagtcaggggtgttaatgATCTCAAGTATGGGAAAAGAGGGTTGGAGAAGAACTCTTTCCCCTTGAGTGAGACACCAATATTGACCTAGGAAGACCAGTTAAGTTAGAAGTTAAAGGGTGGTAGGAGAGGTTCGCAGAGGACACCCCACCACCCaaatcattgttctgaaactcagggaggtagagaaggatccgaaaggcggctctacccccagatgagggaacaatgatgtGAGTTATCCGAAAGGCAGCTtaatggcaaattcatgaagttcttcttggaATCATGTGAagaatggtgcggaagctatggatgtgtatgtgcaagatcctcctaagagctatggtgatcttgaaggtgcatgatatgtatggaagtagggaggttcggccagccctatggtaagtgaggaaaatgaagattagagcctagaaactaggtagaagcaaagcttggcacaaagttggcagcataactttactatcaataatcttgaaaaatacaagagatggccttcccttttataggctaatgggccgtgaaagctaagctaattacacatgaaatggaaacaaaatgaaatgcaaatgacaaggcacatggcacatggccggTCATGTGTGCTATGGTttctagaatgtgcacaaatctagggtaaatcacatatgagacaaatttgtgctttctaacactaccctaattactaagccacccctaataggcctccatgtaacatgtataAGGCCTTCTCTTTTCCATCCGTGGCTGCATCCATttgggcgtgaatgtgcttagtcattgaccttgtaatagggcctagacgATCTAggcctcctcctagacgctccatgtgtagccttccctcatcatgtcctagacgctcccttcTTGAGTCTAGACACTCATCACGGTCTagtcttgggtcttggcttccatggtgaggtgtgcttggccctcctccatcatccttTCCCCCTTGGAAacgatttgtcctcaaatccagctcgtcatcgtcattggtacctacaaatggagaaagatcaattacattaaaagtttcatgtactccatattcaagaggtaggtccaatttatatgcattgttattgactcgcttgaggacttgaaagggtccatcacctcggggacttagtttggacttccttttagttggaaatctatctttgcgaaggtgaagccaaactaagtctccttcctcaaaaattatttctttcttccctttattgttgtattttgtgtacttctcattttgttgttgtatttggagtttaatcttctcatgcattttcttcacaaagtcggctttgattactccttccttatgcacaaattcttgtggattaggaagaggcaacaaatccatgggtgtgagaggattaaaaccatatactacttcaaaaggagaagcattagtagtcttgtgaactactcgattgtaagcaaactcaatgtggggcagatactcatcccaagatttatggttgcccttcatgatagccctaagcatagtcccaagagatctattgactacttcggtttggccatccgtttgaggatgacaagaagttgaaaattgtagtcttgttccaagtttgccccaaagagttttccaaaagtggcttataaacttgggatttCTATCGgatactgatcctgcctgttgaccaagacgcaagagccttgcctcgtcaaacctggatcgactttgcgccgtgttcgcttccgtccttcgcgttgatccacctcaagaacctgcaaaagacagaacggcgctgctgcggccgatcacgctccgacgcccaagtcagcgactgaaccaccaaaatactaagagaaaactaagaactttcaggaaccgtgcaaaattctctctcagcgtactcaagttctcgcaagcgtaaaagaagtattctaaaacgcgcgtacctcagaagttcgttagaatctcttatatacctgtgcactttctctctcctgacagttacacatctggacacatggctcgcatccagctgtacacgtgtcaccatctggagcatccttgacttgggcgtcacttcttactcttcaggcttccagctaagttacttatgcaagaaacaactcagcgcataactgccttggagcgtgatctcttctgcgtggcgagtacgggtgccttcatacacaccttccctgtggtctcgccggccgccttcatgatctacttcacttgcttcatcgtgcatgctcgggtaagctgttcctcgacctcaacctctggctagctagggaacgaccatctgacgacttcatcctctgcttcgaaagcctggaacaaacctccctgatccttcggcgatgtcctcctttcggcgatctctgatcacttggtcgtctaggttcgcatccggcgacttcatcacaaacctggtgaccgccggtttaggtatgctagagattggagcacgccaacttaaggactggccactacacgagccccccgacttccttcccttctgccagccaggagccctgctcaacacgcctacataatagcttgctgccacgtcatcactttcgactacctgggcggtacacaagccccccagtcttaagcgaagacttgtccagcgaaaagactaagaggtcacgtcactgccgatctgcgtggcgctggcacggaattccaaacgctcgtaccctctgcttttctgacgctccaccaaacaccttttccaatcgctcgacacgtggcttcatcaacggtcatctttagctgtcgtttgcgcttccaaaaacgtttgaaaaaacccttaaaccctttcatttttactgtttcatcatctttttgCCTTCTTAAAACGCTCTGAGTCttctctgcaaacccacgacgctcttcgacTCTCTCAATCCCCAACTCCCCTCAACGCTCTTcgttgcattttaaccgattcacatcatccattatctgcctggtgcatacgctgtgggttgtttcttcttcttctcccttttcgtaacttagggcttcgtcttccattactttcatcacaacgaactctcgttcgttcgtttttcattcTTCGTCCACAATCGAGTCGATCTCTACAACCTTCgttcatctttttttttccttttcctttgcagttcccgcgatggctcgtacaaagaccaccgcgaatcctcctccttcatcacgaaaccctccatcccaagcgcataacctaccacgagcatctggtgctccttctccccaggctgagaggcctgcaacctctcgtcCCGACCTCGcccaggcaactccaccagtcgccggaggagcctccattaCCACACCAGATTACAAGAAActctacccatgggccaccccaactttgctgaaggagacttcttcagtaaaCTATGCGTTGGCGGTGCTacggttgaagaaaggggacgaacccaacctctcgttccacaaggagcacgacgacaaactgatggtgctgccttgccctccTGACGTGCCAATCTGCACGgacgacaaggggaacaacgacgagttgttctgcttcatttACACTactctcttcaagaaggtgaaactcaggcttcccttcacccgttttgaacgggaactattaaccgagctcaacatcgccgctgcccagctccatcccaacagctgggcattcgtgcgggcattccaaattatgtgcgcgcatttgggactaccggcctcggtagacgttttccttttcttgttcGAGGCTAAGAACCCTGGAGACCGCCCCTGGGTGAGCTTAaacggaattgctgggagatcgatcctttctatcttcgagcaatcttacaaagattggaagggaaagtttgtccaagtgcgccaaaatgatcaagacccttcgctgctcgatggctttcccttgtactgggtaaacaagggaaataaggaCTCCAAAGAAAGcttcagaaggccaagaagtcctgacaacatgggcgagttggacaaggatctatgcctcttctggaaaagcGTGGCAGCCGCTAACATTACCTTTCCCACCTCtgcaataatctccttcgagttcctcgagggccaactcgaagctcacataggttagcacttACCTCGACATTTAGGTTTTCGTCTTGTGCTGCATCTCTGTTATCTATTATTGGGCGTCCTGCTTGTTGCACACTagacttggtttttatttcctgcACCATTTGTTTGTATCATTCGCACCCGTACTCGTATATTTTACTTTTGCCTTCGCgcttacttgtatatttttgcactgtgcagatctcatgttgggcaaaggcaaattggctgaactgagggcgctcgcccgaactcACAAATTGGCGTCGGGTtctcaaaccgtgccaaactcggtggtggagatcgccgctgcccagggcaaatcgccccctcaaggcccagctcctccaGAGGCTGCCCGCCCCTCAACGAAAGAAGCTCGTCTTaaagaaaccaaagaggaaaactcctcaagtggttcaagaaGACGAGGATGAggacgatgaggcgactgaggacgaCCTCATTaccaaaaggagaagggtggcaccttcttcaccacctgctctcccaacaccaacaccgccctctcccccaACTCCAACACCGCCAATCCAAGCAGTACCCTTGGCAGCTGCACTTCCTGCGGTTGAAGGcaacgagcccaacttcatggagaaccctccgagcgcctccacgccattcgtatctgctggagagggtcctccttcaactgcctcaatcCCTAAAGCTgcaccaggtggggatgaaggcgctcaTAACTCGCCAATACTCATTACCGAGTCCCCCACATCACCACCATGCTAGGAAGCCCAACCTCATCAACcaattcaagagggtggtggtgagagtcagcaccgggctccttcagcacctccaccaacagcggCTGCAAGCCTTCCCCTCGCGGTCAAAGGAATCTGGGGGGCCTTCACGGCTAAGctcaaaatgatggcagaggacctcccctctaTCATAaccaaagctgtggagagctccaacaAAAAACTTCAGGATAATATCTCCACACtcgaagaggagaatcgcctgataagaatcgaggcggagaagctATCTTGTAACCTGATGATGGCGGAGATCGACCACTCAAGGGTGGAGGATGCCATGAGTGCCGAGCTGAGGGTCGCACGCAAGGAGACCTCCGATCTacgccagaaactgcacctcctagctcaagagaagatcgagctggagagtaagctggttccctaccggctcaaggtggctgacttggaggcatcaataaaagcagatgcagccaaggtagagaaccttgagaaaaggtcggttgatcgggaggttctccttggaaaggtcgaaaaggagagggacgacgccGTGGCTGAGCTCGTCGAAGCTAGAGAGGAGAACAAAAGAACTgttgcagagctggcccaggcgcgggaggaaagcaaaaaggttgctgaagacctcgtTCAAGCTCATGGGaaaactgaagaactgaagaaacgaGCTGACGAGCTGGAGCAGCAAACCGGGGGGCTCAAACAACAAAACGAAGAGCTTGAActaagctccgcccaagtcctcgcCGCTGGGTTCGACGAcgccctggagcaagtcgcctgccagtaccccgagctcgacctctccatggtatCAATAtgcaatgaagtggtggatgggaagatcgttccttctgaagattagtcGTCTCCCTCCATTACTTATTCACTCGGACCCCATGCTTGTTTCCTTTTGTACAAACTTTACCTGtaataacttttcttttcttcttatgtATTTCGAACTGATACcacttttattataaatttttttgctTCTACATATGGTCTCTCTGTTTGCTTTGCTTCTCCTTGTAAAAGCTGCTTAAACGaatttaacttagcgattctgCGGGCGCAACTGTTTACTTACTGCTTCGAACTCGATCAAACTATCAACTTTCGAACGGTAGCATtctaataacttgtgaacttaaggcaacgaGCTTCAGTGTGAAACTACTTACTAAACAGCAAGTTTCAATCCGACTGATAGTTTAAGAcatagttcacctgatctgctccatcaaaacgggCCCTTACTCTTGCCATCGCCTGAATCTCCTCTGATCGCCATCGGGTCCCGGCAATGTAAGCCTccttttgccttcataacttggctattgttccctcatcttggggtagaggcgcctttcggatccttctctacctccttgagtttcagaacaataagccggatagctaggcgttctcttcgaacctaccttagctatcctttaaacttcttccaccctccacaccgtacctgaactcgttcgagacgagaaggattttatcttgcctgaactcgctcgatggcgagaaggtctttatcttgcctgaactcgctcgacggcgagaaggtctttatcttgcctgaactcgctcgacggcgagaaggtctttatctgatgcctctactttgcccagggattacatctcctcttccctggatgcactgaggacttttaacttgctctcgcctgcactcgcacaaagtcgaggaggactttaactggtgcctcaacttgcccagggcgtacatctcctcccccctggatgcactgaggactttatctctttctcgcttgcactcgctcgacggcgaggaggtctttatctctttctcgcctcaggacgcgcgagggcgttgaggtcttttaaacgttgctggtgcctccgatcgccgaaagacgatgaggacttttaactttaactgatgccgccaatcgccgaaaagcgatggggtcTTTTAACGTAACTGATGCCGCTAAATgtcgaaaagcgatggggacttaaaaacttattagaaagcatgcaacataacttcaaacttgccttaaatcacatacgagtgacaaggtcttttttcaaaactttcgtaacaacaagcatgcaatctaaaacactttaaactttaaaaactcttctttattgggtggcctcattaaaaaccctccttagggaaaaaagagtgcccccttcaaactgttttaacagaaagattgcaaaactcttcgtgtttgtttttacttacaaagcttttaactgtaatataacttgaggtgcgtggcgttccaagtgcgaggaatcgcccctccttccaatgtttctaagcggtaggcgccgttcccgagcgcctcggttattctgaacggtcccgtccacttaggcgacaacttgttctccatctcgtactggtgggccttcctcatcaccaggtcgccttccttaaactgccttggcatcaccttcgagttataccttcgttcaatccttcttttcactgcctcaacttttactctcgcctcctccctgacctcatccagcaaatccagattcagccttctttcctcattcgagtcttccgctacaaagttctggaatctcggcgacctctcctggatttccacaggaatcattgcgtcgcatccatagaccaagctaaacggggtctcatgggttcctgactgctcggtggtgtggtacgcccaaactatacggggtacctcctcagcccacgatcccttggccttctctagtcttctcttcaagcctcttagcaatacccgattggcggactctacttggccatttgtctgagggtgctcgacggatgcaaatacctgttgaattcccacctcttcgcacagcttcttcaacaggtgacttgcgaactgagtcccgttgtctgacaccaggcgcttaggcacaccaaaccggcacacgatgttcttccacacaaagctctcgatcttgtgtgcggtgatctgggctactggttatgcttcgatccacttggtgaaatattcaattgccaccaccaagtacttcacctgcctgatcgccaatgggaaaggtcccagaatgtcgatcccccacgtatgaaacagccaagggctataaatcgacttcaactctttGGGAGGCGCtctgtgccaatcggcgtgctgctgacattgcttgcaacactgtgcatacttcttgcagtcctccctcattgttggccagtagtaacctgcgcGGAGGgttctcgcggccagagctcgacccccgacgtgacttccgcatatcccttcatggagctcggccatgattctcgtacatttctccccgtgcacacattccagaagtgggtgtgtgaacccaaacctatacaactcgccatcaatcattgtgaacttgctggagttattctttatcttcctagcctccgtcggatccagcgggagaaggccatctgccaggcatcgctggtattgtattatccacgtgtctggctcatgcgtagcgcagacctgcgtcatgttcaccctctccccccgacatgctcttatacttggcgatctcaaggtttcctgagtcaaagacctgtgactcctcgccgctttctccgtcgatttgcttatttgaaggaccaggtggtctgccacaaatgccctaggcgtcttcagagtttcttggatcaccgtcctctgtctaccccccttgcccgaactagcgagcttagctagcaagtcagctcgggcattctgctctttgggcacatgcaccacttcaaaggagacaaaggaactcttcaactcctacacatactccaggtaagccgccatttgtggatccttggcctggaactcgcctgttacttgtcccgtgaccaacagcgaatcactcttagccattaacaccctagctcccatctccttggccagcaagattccggcgatcagcgcctcgtattctgcttgattgttgttggctttgaaggcaaacctcagggactgctcaatcaacacaccgttgggcccttccaggatgactccagcaccgctaccctgctggttcgacgatccgtccaccgagagcacccagcgaaaatcatccccctcaactcgcgctgcttctgacgagagttcgaccacaaaatcagagaaaatctgccccttgatcggacctcggggctcatacttgatatcgaactccgacagctccaccgcccacttcaccatcctcccagctacatcaggcttcttcataaccttctggatgggcaagtcggtcatcaccagtatggtaaaactgtggaaatagtggcgcaacctcctcgccgaaaataccacagccaatgcagctttctccaaggcctgatatctcacctccgggccctgcagcaccttgctgacgaagtaaataggcttttgagcctggtcttggtcttgggcgagcaccgcactcaccgccctctcagtcacagcaaagtacaacctgagaggggttcccaccaacggtttgcacaaaaccggcgggctcgccaggtactctttaagcttgacgaaggcctcttcacactccttcgtccaggcaaacttgttgttccgccttaaacactgaaagtacggatggcccttctctccgctagccgatacgaaacgagacagggcggctatccgacctgtaagttgctgcacctccttcacggtagccgggctcctcatcgccaagatggcagcacacttatcaggattggcctctattcctctttcagttaagaggaatcccaagaacttccccgcctccacgccaaaaatgcacttctcggggttcagctttaacctgaacttggcgattgtggtgaacaactcctccaagtccgtaacgtgcttgctcttctccggcgaggtcacgatcatatcatccacgtacgcttgcacattcctccccagcattagtgcaagtaccctatccatcaacctctggtacatGGCCCCcacgttcttcagcccaaagggcatcaccttgtagcagtagcacgatctctcggtcatgaaggcggtcttctcttcatccatgggatgcatctttatctggttgtaccccgagaaggcgtccaggaaaatcagcaacttgcaccctgcaacactgtcgaccagggcgtctatgcttagcaaaggatacgaatcctttgggcaagccttgttcaggtcagtgaaatcgacgcacatgcgccacttcccattgcttttcttcaccagtacgacattggccagccactcagggtactggacttccctgatatggcctgcggcgaggagcttctgtgtttcatccctgatcgcctgccttctctcctcgttgaacttccttcttctctgtcgcactggtctgacctggttgtccattgctagatggtggcacaagaagtcggggtcgattcccggcatgtctgaaggagaccatgcaaaagcatccagatgtcgctttggtcttggagctcagcctccaaggatcttcccaacttgaataCCTTTCCctcgatctccctttcgagccactcctcgacgggtttgggtctagcttccctagcgatcaccgccctgcgattcccagctccctcgcttcctctgggcggttcctcgcctcttcttcccgatcggcgttctctccctcagcctcagcatccatcatggcgacgtcgcctccggcggccacctccatcgctgCACCAACAACTCGCCACTCTattggcttgggcttcacaccgggaggcggcgtcgttgtgatgtaacttactgacctcttgtttttcaggctattctcatagcatttcttcgcttccttctggtcagatttgatggtgatcaccaccccttccatcgatggcaacttcaccttcatgtgcctggttgaaggcacagctcctattctgttgagtgttggtcttcccaacagaatgttatatgctgagggagcattcacgacgaggtacctgaTTTTCTCtgtcctcgagcccgcctcatccgtgaatgtagttcttaattctatgtaccccctgacctcgacctgatcgccagcgaacccatacaagcaccctccatagggcctcagctggtcaaggggcaattgcagctgtgtgaaagtcggccagaacatcacatctgccgagcttccttggtccaccagaaccctgtggaccttccttcccgccgtaacaagcgagatgtctattggatcgttgtcatgaggcacaacgtccctgagatcttcccttgtgaacgtgatgtccacatctggcgagtggtcctcgaacatgtccactgtcatcacagacctcgcatacttcttcctctgtgacgcggtgcatccaccacccgagaaacctcctgcgatggtgtggatctctccgtgagtgggcatctcgtgctgctgagcctcaccacccgccagctgggagctcgacgcgccccccgttctcctgtccagcaggtaatcgttcaggaaaccgctcttgaccaggtcgtcgagctggtatcccaatgCCAAACATGAATCGACAGTGTGACCAAaaccctggtggaattcgcaccaagcgTCTAgctttggtcctaacaccttgtcgcccactttctcgggtgccttgagcctggctgctatattggggatggcgatcaggtccgccaaccccatgacaaacttatgctttggtgggcgattgtactccttGGGGccccctgggcccctgcccttatttttccttggatcataaggatggtgggtcctttgatccctcttggccgccgctgtctccagcaccctctgtggctggatcctggtctgggcacgtggcctagcgggggccacgctccctctcttcttggcgacctcactttcatcggtgatgtgggccaccgcaagtcgcctaacctcagcaaacgtggcggggtgagccctgaccAATGCCTCACAAAacggtcccggcagcacgccctttttgaaggcgtataccagcatctcttcgtccttggccggtgagcggaccatctgcgctccaaagcgattcaagtagtccctgagggactctccctggtactgccttatgtcgaacaggtcataagacaccctaggtggcgccttgttcactatgtactgctcgacgaaaagcttcgaaaactgctggaaattggttatgtgaccggtgggcaggctcacgaaccattccagcgctgttccctggagcgtgctcacaaacatcttgcaatacacagcatccgagcctcctgacagcatcatctgcgtgtggaaagtggtgagatgtgcctcaggatcctccacgccggtgaaagtagccttcacgggtaccacactcgcagggataggcgtgtctgtgatcgcctgtgcaaatggcatggggaaaacgcgaggcggcgacGACGGTgtgacctcttcagcgactgggcgccctctctgctcctgaagagcttggcgcaattcctcagtcaccttgctgagctcttcattcctggcctgagaggcgactaggtcctcatgcatctttgcctgctctatgtgtgaggcttccacattcgcctgcagcgcacgcatgatctccaccatctgcgccatagtcatggcgccttcagcaacaactggcacaactggacttgaacggttgcttctcatctttctcatgaaaacttagcAGATCACAACAAGCGACGAACAAAACCTCCTTcagcaacgatcgatccagcaatcaatcggtcagaacttcgtaaactccaaagaacttcaagaacgcGAACTCAATCAGCaaaaaccttcgcagaaacttGCAGCTTCACCGCAAACCACCGCCTCTCCACCAAAACCTCTGATTCACCGGTCGAGAATCCGAACAAACGGCGAAGCTTCGATCTCACCGATTGAAACTTGCCTATTGACCaagacgcaagagccttgcctcgtcaaacctggattgACTTTGCGCCGTGTTCGCTTCTGTCCTTCGCGttgatccacctcaagaacctgcaaaagacagaacggcgccgctgcggccgatcacgctccgacgcccaagtcagcgactgaaccaccaaaatactaagagaaaactaagaactttcaggaaccgtgcaaaattctctctcagcgtactcaagttctcgcaagcgtaaaagaagtattctaaaacgcgcgtacctcagaagttcgttagaatctcttatatacctgtgcactttctctctcctgacagttacacatctggacacgtggctcgcatccagctgtacacgtgtcaccatctggagcatccttgacttgggcgtcacttcttactcttcaggcttccagctaagttacttat
This region includes:
- the LOC137838578 gene encoding filament-like plant protein 1, coding for MAEDLPSIITKAVESSNKKLQDNISTLEEENRLIRIEAEKLSCNLMMAEIDHSRVEDAMSAELRVARKETSDLRQKLHLLAQEKIELESKLVPYRLKVEKERDDAVAELVEAREENKRTVAELAQAREESKKVAEDLVQAHGKTEELKKRADELEQQTGGLKQQNEELELSSAQVLAAGFDDALEQVACQYPELDLSMVSICNEVVDGKIVPSED